One Coffea arabica cultivar ET-39 chromosome 5c, Coffea Arabica ET-39 HiFi, whole genome shotgun sequence DNA window includes the following coding sequences:
- the LOC140004038 gene encoding UDP-glycosyltransferase TURAN-like isoform X1: protein MSDKNEMKIGRRGRAAVVVLGDIGRSPRMQYHALSLACQAGLEVDIVAYGGSEPHAALLQHQSIHLHRMTQWPSVPQSLPKILRPFMLMLKPLVQFLVLLYYLCFKIPAPDVFLVQNPPSVPTLVAVKWASCLRHSAFVVDWHNFGYTLLSLTLGRGSSFVTIYRWIEKHYGRMASGAFCVTKAMQHELDQNWGIKATVLYDQPPEFFRPASIEEKHELFCRISESLSQPFGIQDCISYGMTGTGESDPNSTLFTIHTGTNIIMKQNRPAIIVSSTSWTPDEDFSILLEAALMYDRRVAGLLNEDDVSDEEILWNEICNGKQFLYPRLLFIITGKGPEKDKYEQKIRKLKLKRVAFRTMWLTAEDYPLLLGSADLGVCLHTSSSGLDLPMKVVDMFGCGLPVCAVSYSCIEELVEINRTGLLFSSSSELADQLMMLFKGFPHECDALSSLREGVLAKASSAKWVTGWDENAKPLLSEVISQNFS from the exons ATGTCAG ATAAAAACGAAATGAAGATCGGAAGGAGAGGCCGAGCAGCTGTGGTTGTCCTCGGCGACATCGGCCGCAGTCCTCGCATGCAGTATCACGCCCTCTCCCTAGCTTGCCAG GCTGGCTTAGAAGTAGATATTGTTGCCTATGGAG GTTCAGAGCCCCACGCTGCCTTGTTACAGCACCAATCCATACATCTTCACAGAATG ACACAGTGGCCATCTGTACCTCAAAGTTTACCTAAGATACTTCGGCCCTTCATGCTTATGCTCAAGCCATTAGTTCAGTTTCTTGTGCTTCTTTACTACCTTTGTTTTAAAATACCCGCGCCTGATGTTTTCTTGGTGCAG AATCCTCCATCAGTTCCTACTTTAGTAGCTGTTAAATGGGCCAGCTGCCTGAGACATTCTGCTTTTGTAGTAGACTGGCATAATTTTGgttacacactactttcactgACTCTTGGGAGGGGCAGCAGTTTTGTGACAATATATCGTTG GATTGAGAAGCATTATGGGAGGATGGCAAGTGGTGCCTTTTGTGTGACAAAGGCAATGCAACATGAATTGGATCAGAACTGGGGGATTAA AGCAACTGTTCTTTATGATCAACCTCCTGAATTTTTCCGACCTGCTTCCATTGAGGAGAAGCATgag TTGTTTTGTAGGATCAGCGAAAGTCTCAGTCAACCCTTTGGAATTCAAGACTGCATAAGCTATG GAATGACTGGAACGGGTGAAAGTGATCCCAATTCTACCTTATTTACTATTCATACTGGCACAAATATAATAATGAAGCAGAACAGACCTGCCATCATTGTAAGCAGCACAAGTTG GACTCCAGATGAAGACTTTAGCATTCTTTTGGAGGCAGCACTTATGTATGATAGACGAGTTGCAGGACTATTAAATGAGGATGATGTGAGTGATGAGGAaattttatggaatgaaatcTGTAATGGGAAGCAATTTTTGTACCCAAGGTTGCTGTTCATAATTACTG GAAAGGGACCTGAGAAAGACAAATATGAACAGAAGATAAGGAAATTGAAACTTAAGCGAGTGGCATTTCGTACAATGTGGTTGACGGCAGAGGATTATCCATTGCTTCTTG GTTCTGCAGATCTTGGTGTTTGTCTACATACTTCCTCGTCTGGGTTAGATCTCCCAATGAAG GTTGTGGATATGTTTGGCTGTGGATTACCAGTTTGTGCTGTTTCATATTCTTG CATTGAGGAGCTTGTTGAAATTAATAGAACTGGTCTGCTCTTTTCATCTTCTTCCGAACTTGCTGATCAACTCATG ATGCTGTTCAAAGGGTTTCCACATGAATGTGATGCATTGAGTTCATTGAGGGAAGGGGTATTAGCAAAGGCATCTTCTGCAAAGTGGGTAACAGGATGGGATGAGAATGCCAAGCCCTTACTATCTGAG GTTATTTCTCAGAACTTCAGCTGA
- the LOC140004038 gene encoding UDP-glycosyltransferase TURAN-like isoform X3: protein MSDKNEMKIGRRGRAAVVVLGDIGRSPRMQYHALSLACQAGLEVDIVAYGGSEPHAALLQHQSIHLHRMNPPSVPTLVAVKWASCLRHSAFVVDWHNFGYTLLSLTLGRGSSFVTIYRWIEKHYGRMASGAFCVTKAMQHELDQNWGIKATVLYDQPPEFFRPASIEEKHELFCRISESLSQPFGIQDCISYGMTGTGESDPNSTLFTIHTGTNIIMKQNRPAIIVSSTSWTPDEDFSILLEAALMYDRRVAGLLNEDDVSDEEILWNEICNGKQFLYPRLLFIITGKGPEKDKYEQKIRKLKLKRVAFRTMWLTAEDYPLLLGSADLGVCLHTSSSGLDLPMKVVDMFGCGLPVCAVSYSCIEELVEINRTGLLFSSSSELADQLMMLFKGFPHECDALSSLREGVLAKASSAKWVTGWDENAKPLLSEVISQNFS from the exons ATGTCAG ATAAAAACGAAATGAAGATCGGAAGGAGAGGCCGAGCAGCTGTGGTTGTCCTCGGCGACATCGGCCGCAGTCCTCGCATGCAGTATCACGCCCTCTCCCTAGCTTGCCAG GCTGGCTTAGAAGTAGATATTGTTGCCTATGGAG GTTCAGAGCCCCACGCTGCCTTGTTACAGCACCAATCCATACATCTTCACAGAATG AATCCTCCATCAGTTCCTACTTTAGTAGCTGTTAAATGGGCCAGCTGCCTGAGACATTCTGCTTTTGTAGTAGACTGGCATAATTTTGgttacacactactttcactgACTCTTGGGAGGGGCAGCAGTTTTGTGACAATATATCGTTG GATTGAGAAGCATTATGGGAGGATGGCAAGTGGTGCCTTTTGTGTGACAAAGGCAATGCAACATGAATTGGATCAGAACTGGGGGATTAA AGCAACTGTTCTTTATGATCAACCTCCTGAATTTTTCCGACCTGCTTCCATTGAGGAGAAGCATgag TTGTTTTGTAGGATCAGCGAAAGTCTCAGTCAACCCTTTGGAATTCAAGACTGCATAAGCTATG GAATGACTGGAACGGGTGAAAGTGATCCCAATTCTACCTTATTTACTATTCATACTGGCACAAATATAATAATGAAGCAGAACAGACCTGCCATCATTGTAAGCAGCACAAGTTG GACTCCAGATGAAGACTTTAGCATTCTTTTGGAGGCAGCACTTATGTATGATAGACGAGTTGCAGGACTATTAAATGAGGATGATGTGAGTGATGAGGAaattttatggaatgaaatcTGTAATGGGAAGCAATTTTTGTACCCAAGGTTGCTGTTCATAATTACTG GAAAGGGACCTGAGAAAGACAAATATGAACAGAAGATAAGGAAATTGAAACTTAAGCGAGTGGCATTTCGTACAATGTGGTTGACGGCAGAGGATTATCCATTGCTTCTTG GTTCTGCAGATCTTGGTGTTTGTCTACATACTTCCTCGTCTGGGTTAGATCTCCCAATGAAG GTTGTGGATATGTTTGGCTGTGGATTACCAGTTTGTGCTGTTTCATATTCTTG CATTGAGGAGCTTGTTGAAATTAATAGAACTGGTCTGCTCTTTTCATCTTCTTCCGAACTTGCTGATCAACTCATG ATGCTGTTCAAAGGGTTTCCACATGAATGTGATGCATTGAGTTCATTGAGGGAAGGGGTATTAGCAAAGGCATCTTCTGCAAAGTGGGTAACAGGATGGGATGAGAATGCCAAGCCCTTACTATCTGAG GTTATTTCTCAGAACTTCAGCTGA
- the LOC140004038 gene encoding UDP-glycosyltransferase TURAN-like isoform X2, translated as MKIGRRGRAAVVVLGDIGRSPRMQYHALSLACQAGLEVDIVAYGGSEPHAALLQHQSIHLHRMTQWPSVPQSLPKILRPFMLMLKPLVQFLVLLYYLCFKIPAPDVFLVQNPPSVPTLVAVKWASCLRHSAFVVDWHNFGYTLLSLTLGRGSSFVTIYRWIEKHYGRMASGAFCVTKAMQHELDQNWGIKATVLYDQPPEFFRPASIEEKHELFCRISESLSQPFGIQDCISYGMTGTGESDPNSTLFTIHTGTNIIMKQNRPAIIVSSTSWTPDEDFSILLEAALMYDRRVAGLLNEDDVSDEEILWNEICNGKQFLYPRLLFIITGKGPEKDKYEQKIRKLKLKRVAFRTMWLTAEDYPLLLGSADLGVCLHTSSSGLDLPMKVVDMFGCGLPVCAVSYSCIEELVEINRTGLLFSSSSELADQLMMLFKGFPHECDALSSLREGVLAKASSAKWVTGWDENAKPLLSEVISQNFS; from the exons ATGAAGATCGGAAGGAGAGGCCGAGCAGCTGTGGTTGTCCTCGGCGACATCGGCCGCAGTCCTCGCATGCAGTATCACGCCCTCTCCCTAGCTTGCCAG GCTGGCTTAGAAGTAGATATTGTTGCCTATGGAG GTTCAGAGCCCCACGCTGCCTTGTTACAGCACCAATCCATACATCTTCACAGAATG ACACAGTGGCCATCTGTACCTCAAAGTTTACCTAAGATACTTCGGCCCTTCATGCTTATGCTCAAGCCATTAGTTCAGTTTCTTGTGCTTCTTTACTACCTTTGTTTTAAAATACCCGCGCCTGATGTTTTCTTGGTGCAG AATCCTCCATCAGTTCCTACTTTAGTAGCTGTTAAATGGGCCAGCTGCCTGAGACATTCTGCTTTTGTAGTAGACTGGCATAATTTTGgttacacactactttcactgACTCTTGGGAGGGGCAGCAGTTTTGTGACAATATATCGTTG GATTGAGAAGCATTATGGGAGGATGGCAAGTGGTGCCTTTTGTGTGACAAAGGCAATGCAACATGAATTGGATCAGAACTGGGGGATTAA AGCAACTGTTCTTTATGATCAACCTCCTGAATTTTTCCGACCTGCTTCCATTGAGGAGAAGCATgag TTGTTTTGTAGGATCAGCGAAAGTCTCAGTCAACCCTTTGGAATTCAAGACTGCATAAGCTATG GAATGACTGGAACGGGTGAAAGTGATCCCAATTCTACCTTATTTACTATTCATACTGGCACAAATATAATAATGAAGCAGAACAGACCTGCCATCATTGTAAGCAGCACAAGTTG GACTCCAGATGAAGACTTTAGCATTCTTTTGGAGGCAGCACTTATGTATGATAGACGAGTTGCAGGACTATTAAATGAGGATGATGTGAGTGATGAGGAaattttatggaatgaaatcTGTAATGGGAAGCAATTTTTGTACCCAAGGTTGCTGTTCATAATTACTG GAAAGGGACCTGAGAAAGACAAATATGAACAGAAGATAAGGAAATTGAAACTTAAGCGAGTGGCATTTCGTACAATGTGGTTGACGGCAGAGGATTATCCATTGCTTCTTG GTTCTGCAGATCTTGGTGTTTGTCTACATACTTCCTCGTCTGGGTTAGATCTCCCAATGAAG GTTGTGGATATGTTTGGCTGTGGATTACCAGTTTGTGCTGTTTCATATTCTTG CATTGAGGAGCTTGTTGAAATTAATAGAACTGGTCTGCTCTTTTCATCTTCTTCCGAACTTGCTGATCAACTCATG ATGCTGTTCAAAGGGTTTCCACATGAATGTGATGCATTGAGTTCATTGAGGGAAGGGGTATTAGCAAAGGCATCTTCTGCAAAGTGGGTAACAGGATGGGATGAGAATGCCAAGCCCTTACTATCTGAG GTTATTTCTCAGAACTTCAGCTGA